One genomic segment of Bacteroidales bacterium includes these proteins:
- a CDS encoding TlpA family protein disulfide reductase yields the protein MTSRFLILLILFFSSSTINAQEADENGFLVQVGNIAPLFTAELTDGTVFDLENQRGKIVMLQFTASWCSVCRKEMPYIEDDIWQKLKEDNFILIGVDRDEALEVVLRYQQKMEITYPLALDPNAE from the coding sequence ATGACATCTCGTTTTCTAATTCTACTTATTTTATTTTTCAGTTCATCAACCATAAATGCACAAGAAGCAGATGAAAATGGATTTTTGGTTCAGGTAGGAAATATAGCTCCTCTCTTCACTGCCGAACTAACTGATGGTACAGTTTTCGACTTAGAAAACCAAAGAGGAAAAATCGTAATGCTTCAGTTTACAGCGAGCTGGTGCAGCGTTTGTCGGAAAGAAATGCCTTATATTGAAGATGATATTTGGCAAAAGCTGAAAGAAGACAATTTTATTCTAATAGGTGTTGATAGAGACGAAGCACTTGAAGTTGTGTTAAGATATCAGCAAAAAATGGAAATTACTTATCCTTTAGCCTTAGACCCAAATGCAGAAAT
- a CDS encoding alpha/beta hydrolase: MNGKNVHYKISGRGETLVLLHGYLESLEMWSEHQEFLSNKYQVISIDLPGHGLTDNFGDIHTMSFMAEVVYEILQDEKVEKCVMVGHSMGGYTTLAFAEKYPQILKGLGLFHSHASADTDVAKRNRERTIEIIKQDKGHFINEFIPSLFAPDNVEKFADQIEIQMKMANAMPKESVIAAMAGMKERSSTVDILMDSKVPVLFIAGKHDSRIPLEKTLAQAALPTISQILILGDAGHMSWTEEEQKTIAELDGFMQLCND; the protein is encoded by the coding sequence TTGAACGGAAAAAATGTCCATTATAAAATAAGTGGTCGAGGCGAAACTTTGGTTTTGCTGCATGGTTATCTGGAATCGCTTGAGATGTGGAGCGAGCATCAGGAATTTCTGTCGAATAAATACCAAGTGATAAGTATTGATTTGCCTGGCCATGGATTAACAGATAATTTTGGAGATATTCATACTATGTCTTTTATGGCTGAGGTTGTTTATGAAATACTCCAAGATGAGAAAGTTGAAAAGTGCGTGATGGTAGGTCATTCTATGGGTGGCTATACTACTTTGGCTTTTGCCGAAAAATACCCTCAAATACTAAAGGGTTTAGGACTGTTTCATTCTCACGCTTCGGCTGATACAGATGTAGCAAAACGCAACCGTGAACGGACAATTGAAATTATAAAACAAGACAAAGGTCACTTTATCAATGAATTTATTCCTTCGCTCTTTGCTCCTGATAACGTTGAAAAATTTGCTGATCAAATTGAAATCCAAATGAAAATGGCCAATGCCATGCCAAAAGAAAGCGTTATCGCCGCTATGGCAGGAATGAAAGAAAGAAGCTCAACAGTAGATATTTTAATGGATTCAAAAGTTCCCGTTTTGTTTATTGCTGGCAAACACGATTCTCGGATTCCTCTTGAAAAAACTTTAGCTCAAGCGGCTTTACCCACGATTTCACAAATTTTAATTTTGGGTGATGCTGGGCATATGAGCTGGACGGAAGAAGAGCAAAAAACGATTGCGGAACTTGATGGTTTTATGCAATTGTGTAACGACTAA
- a CDS encoding Rrf2 family transcriptional regulator, whose amino-acid sequence MRLSKTSEYALRILSFMAKEPEQKYSAKSLVETLKISDKYLRRLMTDLSKAGFIQSTRGREGGYSFAKKINKIVLADIIDSVEGMDKYMGCVLGFDKCSETNPCAMHSTWIHVREKFTETFQNKTLADFNYNEIHKY is encoded by the coding sequence ATGAGATTATCTAAAACATCGGAGTACGCTTTACGCATTTTAAGCTTTATGGCTAAAGAGCCAGAGCAAAAGTATTCGGCCAAATCTTTGGTTGAAACGCTTAAAATCTCTGATAAATATCTCCGTCGACTTATGACCGACTTATCAAAAGCAGGTTTTATACAAAGCACACGAGGGCGAGAAGGTGGATATTCATTCGCCAAAAAAATAAACAAAATAGTTTTAGCTGATATTATTGATTCTGTTGAAGGAATGGACAAATATATGGGTTGCGTTTTGGGCTTTGATAAATGTTCAGAAACTAACCCTTGCGCTATGCATTCTACCTGGATACACGTGCGCGAAAAATTTACCGAAACCTTCCAAAACAAAACATTGGCTGACTTTAATTATAACGAGATTCATAAATATTAG